One stretch of Roseimicrobium sp. ORNL1 DNA includes these proteins:
- a CDS encoding serine/threonine-protein kinase codes for MNAMENQRLSGGATSESESQKSPVPATSTAVELPLPEELSRLLPDGEYLLESFIGQGGMGAVYRGVQMPLKRPVAVKILQRRHAGDELHFEDRFRQEAYAMATLVHPNVVQVYDCGDAGEEFLFISMELVEGGDLSQAMSHGHHLALASALQLLVPICEGLQAAHEHGLVHRDIKPANILLTPDSKPKVADFGLAKRFDAQTTFVTQGGLGMGTPDYAAPEQYEESANLDHRVDIYSLGVMFYQMLTGHLPRGIFKQASRLVRVDPRMDTVLQKAMQHDRAERYQSVAQMKVDLQHILATWMAPPRPRMVVQTGKVHVGTGMLPAATGRVQTTAGRAPTVNGSRVPTMTGRVQTVAKPVASPPTTIFRHRPCCPATCAVKKRAREAMLAGMLILVALGGAATIVATRHVSPTVSAAVEPEAPKHKKNPHAHSSGPASATRQALTSTKSGTAASAGALPPLPVRPSLQTLDLLALTDPSKDDVLPRGPAQKNGWVREGATLVYTGSGKPGKVVAPVALECLDYELEVRAERREGTASLHVDLPLSAGRILPVVLNDPSRQLLNEKQGPGWLRNATLVHALIRVVSKAGETEDDRLVVYDVAAKTEIFNWKGRLASMGTTGESQAEFAGKRLTSLFLPRDSYIIRMWKLTIFEGKAVRLRESGPSPQNNPSVAQRAPSFSASSSSSSGDSPSEAVPLTKTDARLAKLESGFQQRRESDAQKPFATAMANLNAGYVRALASARTTAEKQGNRTHLPLYDDEATRAKAGTPPPQSDAPDTPEPLAKLRSTYRTEMAKYELVRNKTDAALHDIYIGALDAYIEELARSNDARAREVKEVRQQIAAKKPVVPASPGPQDTGAGGRPLAPAR; via the coding sequence ATGAATGCGATGGAAAACCAGCGTTTGTCTGGAGGGGCAACTTCGGAGTCGGAGTCGCAAAAATCGCCTGTTCCCGCCACAAGCACTGCGGTTGAACTTCCCCTGCCGGAGGAGTTGTCCCGGCTCCTTCCGGATGGTGAGTACCTCTTGGAAAGTTTCATCGGTCAGGGTGGGATGGGGGCTGTGTATCGCGGGGTGCAGATGCCCTTGAAACGGCCCGTGGCCGTGAAGATCCTCCAGCGCAGGCACGCCGGAGATGAGTTGCACTTTGAGGACAGGTTCCGTCAGGAAGCCTACGCCATGGCCACCCTGGTCCATCCGAATGTGGTGCAGGTGTATGACTGCGGCGATGCGGGTGAGGAGTTTCTCTTCATCAGCATGGAGCTGGTGGAGGGTGGAGACCTCAGCCAGGCCATGAGTCATGGTCATCACCTGGCGCTGGCCTCGGCGTTGCAGCTTCTGGTTCCCATTTGCGAGGGCCTGCAGGCCGCGCATGAGCACGGGTTGGTGCATCGCGACATCAAGCCGGCAAACATTCTGCTGACCCCCGATTCAAAGCCGAAGGTCGCGGACTTCGGTCTCGCCAAGCGCTTCGATGCGCAGACCACCTTTGTCACACAAGGGGGGCTGGGCATGGGAACGCCGGACTATGCGGCGCCAGAGCAGTATGAGGAGTCGGCCAATCTCGATCATCGCGTGGATATCTATTCGCTCGGCGTCATGTTTTACCAGATGCTCACCGGGCATCTCCCAAGAGGCATCTTCAAGCAGGCTTCGCGTCTCGTGCGGGTGGATCCGCGCATGGACACCGTGCTGCAGAAAGCGATGCAGCATGATCGTGCGGAGCGATATCAAAGCGTGGCGCAGATGAAGGTGGATTTGCAGCATATTCTTGCCACCTGGATGGCGCCGCCGCGTCCGCGCATGGTGGTGCAGACCGGAAAGGTCCACGTCGGCACAGGCATGTTGCCTGCGGCGACCGGTCGGGTCCAGACAACGGCAGGGCGAGCTCCTACTGTAAACGGCAGCCGGGTACCCACGATGACGGGGAGGGTGCAGACGGTGGCGAAGCCCGTGGCTTCTCCTCCCACGACCATCTTCCGCCATCGCCCATGCTGTCCGGCAACGTGTGCGGTAAAAAAGAGGGCTCGCGAGGCAATGCTCGCAGGCATGCTTATCCTGGTCGCGCTTGGAGGTGCGGCCACCATCGTTGCCACAAGGCATGTCAGCCCAACTGTTTCCGCTGCCGTTGAGCCTGAGGCACCCAAGCACAAGAAGAACCCCCATGCACACTCCTCGGGACCGGCATCAGCGACCAGACAGGCATTGACCTCGACAAAGAGCGGCACCGCAGCTTCGGCAGGAGCGCTTCCTCCGTTACCGGTCCGTCCTTCCCTTCAAACGCTGGATCTGCTCGCGCTCACGGATCCTTCCAAGGACGATGTGCTGCCTCGTGGCCCCGCGCAGAAGAATGGATGGGTGCGTGAAGGAGCCACCCTTGTCTATACCGGTAGCGGAAAGCCAGGCAAGGTGGTGGCTCCCGTGGCCCTGGAATGTCTCGACTATGAATTGGAAGTTCGAGCGGAGCGCCGCGAAGGCACTGCCAGCCTCCACGTCGATCTGCCGCTCTCTGCAGGGAGGATTCTACCAGTGGTGCTGAATGATCCCTCCCGCCAGCTCCTTAATGAGAAGCAGGGACCCGGATGGCTTCGCAATGCAACCCTCGTGCATGCTCTCATCCGGGTGGTGAGCAAGGCAGGGGAAACGGAAGACGACCGGCTGGTGGTCTATGATGTGGCGGCCAAGACAGAAATCTTCAACTGGAAGGGACGCCTCGCCTCCATGGGGACGACAGGCGAGTCTCAGGCTGAGTTCGCCGGGAAACGTCTCACATCCCTCTTCCTGCCGCGCGATTCGTATATCATTCGAATGTGGAAACTCACCATCTTCGAGGGGAAGGCGGTGCGACTCCGTGAGTCAGGCCCTTCTCCGCAAAACAATCCGTCAGTCGCGCAGAGGGCGCCGTCGTTTTCTGCATCATCCAGCTCCAGTTCTGGTGACAGTCCTTCCGAGGCCGTGCCACTAACCAAGACGGATGCACGTCTTGCGAAACTCGAATCCGGATTTCAACAGCGCCGCGAGTCCGATGCCCAGAAGCCTTTCGCCACCGCCATGGCCAACTTGAATGCCGGATATGTGCGCGCGCTTGCCTCTGCAAGAACGACGGCAGAGAAGCAGGGAAACCGGACGCATCTTCCTTTGTATGATGATGAAGCCACTCGCGCGAAGGCGGGCACTCCGCCTCCGCAGTCGGACGCGCCAGACACGCCGGAGCCCCTGGCAAAACTGCGCTCCACGTACCGTACTGAAATGGCGAAGTACGAGCTTGTCCGAAACAAGACGGACGCCGCACTCCACGACATTTACATCGGTGCGCTCGATGCCTACATCGAGGAACTCGCCAGGAGCAATGACGCCCGGGCGCGTGAGGTGAAGGAAGTGCGGCAGCAGATTGCCGCAAAGAAGCCGGTGGTCCCTGCTTCACCGGGTCCGCAGGATACAGGTGCCGGTGGCCGACCACTGGCACCGGCGCGCTGA
- the leuA gene encoding 2-isopropylmalate synthase, giving the protein MSFSPTQKYRPFPSIDLPNRQWPARVLTQAPIWCSVDLRDGNQALAVPMNVSQKLEMFEALVKCGFKEIEVGFPSASNTEFAFNRRLIEDGRIPDDVTIQCLVQAREDLIEKTVQSLMGAKSVIIHLYNSTSPAQRRYVFGMEKADIVKVAVRGAQWIKDRIQRLEDNGTKVMLQYSPESFSATEVEFAKEVSEAVMDVWQPTPERKMILNLPDTVEVAGPNVYADQIEWMCRNIKNRESLIISLHTHNDRGTGTAATEMGLLAGADRVEGTLFGNGERTGNLDIVQVAMNLYMHGIDPKLDFSDLNALREVYERCTGMTVPPRHPYSGELVFTAFSGSHQDAIKKGLTAYEGHQGAWDVPYLTIDPQDIGREYREVIRVNSQSGKGGVAYLLESEFGIELPKELQREFGPIANDAVDALGREVSAAELKAMFWKEYIERSQPFELKHFHADGTTGVFRCRASLYEDGKEIQVTGEGNGPIAAFVNAMVSHGVPSFEVANYREQSLGSGSEANALSFIQIKRSDGKTCWGAGVDTNIELASIKAVVSAVNRAL; this is encoded by the coding sequence ATGTCCTTTTCACCCACCCAGAAATACCGTCCATTTCCCTCGATCGATCTGCCCAACCGTCAATGGCCCGCCCGTGTACTCACGCAGGCCCCCATCTGGTGCAGTGTGGATCTCCGTGATGGCAACCAGGCGCTGGCCGTGCCCATGAATGTCTCCCAAAAGCTGGAGATGTTCGAAGCGCTGGTGAAGTGCGGTTTCAAGGAGATTGAAGTGGGCTTCCCCTCAGCCTCGAACACCGAGTTCGCCTTCAATCGTCGATTGATCGAAGACGGCCGCATCCCGGACGACGTCACCATCCAGTGTCTGGTGCAGGCCCGTGAGGATCTGATCGAGAAGACGGTGCAGTCCCTGATGGGCGCGAAGAGCGTGATCATCCACCTGTACAACTCCACCTCGCCGGCGCAGCGCCGCTATGTCTTCGGCATGGAGAAGGCGGACATCGTGAAAGTGGCGGTGCGTGGTGCGCAGTGGATCAAGGATCGCATCCAGCGACTGGAGGACAACGGCACCAAGGTGATGCTGCAGTATTCGCCGGAAAGCTTCAGCGCCACGGAGGTGGAGTTCGCCAAGGAGGTGAGCGAAGCCGTGATGGATGTCTGGCAGCCCACGCCGGAACGGAAGATGATCCTGAATCTGCCCGACACCGTGGAGGTCGCGGGACCCAATGTGTATGCGGATCAGATCGAATGGATGTGCCGCAACATCAAGAATCGCGAGAGCCTGATCATCAGCCTGCACACGCACAATGACCGTGGCACCGGCACGGCTGCCACGGAAATGGGCTTGCTGGCCGGCGCGGATCGCGTGGAAGGCACCCTCTTCGGCAATGGAGAGCGCACAGGAAATCTGGACATCGTGCAGGTGGCGATGAACCTGTACATGCACGGCATTGATCCGAAGCTGGACTTCTCTGATCTGAATGCCTTGCGTGAAGTGTATGAGCGCTGCACTGGCATGACCGTGCCGCCGCGCCATCCTTACTCAGGTGAGTTGGTTTTCACTGCCTTCAGCGGTTCCCACCAAGACGCCATCAAGAAAGGTCTGACGGCTTACGAGGGACATCAGGGCGCGTGGGATGTGCCATACCTGACCATCGATCCCCAGGACATCGGCCGCGAATATCGCGAGGTCATTCGCGTGAACAGCCAGAGCGGCAAGGGTGGCGTGGCCTACCTGTTGGAGAGTGAGTTCGGCATCGAACTGCCCAAGGAACTGCAGCGCGAGTTCGGCCCGATTGCCAACGACGCGGTGGATGCCCTCGGTCGCGAGGTGAGCGCTGCGGAACTGAAGGCGATGTTCTGGAAGGAGTACATCGAGCGCAGCCAGCCCTTTGAGCTGAAGCATTTCCACGCGGACGGCACCACCGGCGTCTTCCGTTGCCGCGCCAGCCTTTATGAGGACGGCAAGGAGATCCAGGTGACGGGCGAGGGGAATGGCCCCATTGCCGCCTTTGTAAACGCCATGGTCTCCCATGGGGTGCCATCCTTTGAAGTGGCGAACTACCGCGAGCAATCCCTTGGCTCCGGCAGCGAGGCCAATGCGCTCTCGTTTATCCAGATCAAGCGCTCTGATGGTAAAACCTGCTGGGGAGCCGGTGTCGATACCAACATCGAGCTGGCCTCCATCAAGGCCGTGGTCAGCGCCGTGAACCGGGCTCTATAG
- a CDS encoding pyruvate dehydrogenase complex dihydrolipoamide acetyltransferase: protein MPTLIKMPKLSDTMTEGTLVKWHIKEGDAVDIGKIIADVETDKATMEMQCFETGTIAKLVVKEGGKVALGAPMAVVLAAGEAAPADLDAYVAANTEAAPAKAEAPAAKTAEPAAAASAKKGAFSGTLPPSGPAPKRRAAAAANGVRVKASPLARKVAEELGVDLSRLQGTGPGGRIVRADVESAPAGGAISGGSSAPAKAAPSIRPVAGPDDQRIPLTGMRNIIAERLLASKTQIPHFYLQIEVDAAPLMAFRKHINDAAEKTGGVKFTVNDFILKAVIRGAVTVPAVNASFDGDAIVQFKHVNLSVAIAIPEGLVTPVIRQAETKTLQEISAAVKDLATRAKNKKLSPDEFQGGTLTVSNLGSYGIDQFSAIINPPQAMILSVGSIRNVPVVNDKGAIVAGQRMWLGLSGDHRVVDGAVAATFLAEMRKLVENPALMVV from the coding sequence ATGCCGACACTCATCAAGATGCCCAAGCTCAGTGACACCATGACCGAGGGAACCCTCGTGAAGTGGCACATCAAGGAAGGTGACGCGGTGGACATCGGCAAAATCATCGCGGACGTCGAGACGGACAAGGCGACGATGGAAATGCAGTGCTTTGAGACCGGCACCATCGCCAAGCTCGTGGTGAAGGAAGGCGGCAAGGTCGCCCTCGGAGCCCCCATGGCCGTGGTACTCGCCGCCGGCGAAGCAGCGCCTGCAGACCTCGACGCCTACGTTGCCGCGAACACAGAGGCCGCTCCCGCCAAGGCTGAAGCCCCTGCCGCCAAGACCGCGGAACCTGCCGCCGCCGCTTCCGCCAAGAAAGGCGCCTTCTCCGGCACACTTCCCCCCTCCGGCCCCGCTCCCAAACGCCGCGCCGCAGCCGCCGCGAATGGCGTGCGCGTGAAGGCCTCTCCCCTCGCCCGCAAGGTGGCCGAAGAGCTTGGTGTGGACCTTTCCCGCCTCCAGGGCACCGGCCCCGGCGGACGCATTGTGCGTGCCGACGTAGAAAGCGCCCCTGCAGGCGGTGCCATCTCCGGTGGCAGCAGCGCTCCCGCGAAGGCAGCGCCCTCCATCCGCCCTGTCGCCGGTCCAGACGACCAGCGCATCCCGCTCACCGGCATGCGGAACATCATCGCCGAGCGCCTCCTCGCTTCGAAGACCCAGATCCCGCATTTCTACCTTCAGATTGAGGTGGACGCCGCGCCGCTCATGGCCTTCCGCAAACATATCAATGATGCCGCAGAGAAGACTGGCGGTGTGAAATTCACTGTCAATGACTTCATCCTGAAGGCCGTCATCCGTGGAGCTGTGACCGTGCCCGCTGTGAACGCCTCCTTTGACGGAGACGCCATCGTCCAGTTCAAGCACGTGAACCTCAGCGTGGCCATCGCCATTCCGGAGGGTCTTGTCACTCCGGTCATCCGCCAGGCGGAAACCAAGACGCTACAGGAAATCAGCGCCGCCGTGAAGGACCTCGCCACCCGTGCCAAGAACAAGAAGCTCAGCCCGGATGAGTTCCAGGGCGGCACTCTCACCGTGAGCAACCTCGGCTCCTACGGCATCGACCAGTTTTCGGCCATCATCAATCCGCCTCAGGCAATGATTCTGAGCGTGGGAAGTATCCGTAATGTCCCCGTCGTGAACGACAAGGGTGCCATCGTCGCTGGTCAGCGCATGTGGCTTGGCCTCAGTGGCGACCACCGCGTGGTGGACGGCGCCGTCGCTGCCACCTTCCTCGCGGAAATGCGCAAGCTGGTGGAGAATCCGGCCTTGATGGTGGTGTAG
- a CDS encoding c-type cytochrome domain-containing protein, which translates to MLRPRFVFSVLVLLHAQAACFSAPVSFTKDLAPILADKCVTCHEEKKAKGRYRVDTFELVGRAGSSDDPALTPGKPDASTLYTRLVSHDEDERMPQKDDPLPPAQIALFKKWIEEGGKFDGPDPKTPLAELLSTTKKETPSTPEKYPRPVPVTALAFAPDGQSFFSSGYHEVLEWNVNDGALRRRIASAPERVLALAVQREGDLLAVAGGAPGRSGEVMVISRSTGKLIQRLPNAKDTILAAAFSPDGSLLAVGGADNLVRVFRASDWKLAWKAEAHADWITYLAISPDGQLLVSTSRDRTARIFTAAKGEPGITFTNHGSAVTCAAWDPNGKILYTSAADGEVRRWPWESEVDGSGRATDLLLKGGRQEVTRIAMAGPRLITASADGRIRAYSITKKEEPPQPGKKPDEKDKGNIADKDKAKDKKEEKKKSADSLQVDIKELPAFDRRVDALAVDGASTRVILAGQEGKLRLIELPDNKVTLERTAAPGW; encoded by the coding sequence ATGCTCCGTCCGCGATTCGTTTTTTCTGTTTTGGTTCTCCTCCATGCCCAGGCAGCATGCTTCTCCGCCCCCGTTTCCTTTACCAAGGACCTCGCTCCCATTCTGGCGGACAAGTGTGTGACGTGCCACGAGGAGAAGAAGGCAAAAGGCCGCTATCGCGTGGATACCTTCGAACTGGTGGGCAGGGCTGGCAGCAGTGACGACCCCGCGCTCACGCCAGGGAAACCAGATGCGAGCACGCTCTACACACGGCTGGTCTCCCATGATGAAGACGAGCGCATGCCGCAGAAGGACGATCCGCTGCCGCCCGCACAAATCGCGCTATTTAAGAAGTGGATTGAAGAAGGTGGGAAGTTCGATGGGCCAGATCCCAAGACGCCACTCGCGGAACTGCTCTCCACCACCAAGAAGGAGACGCCTTCCACGCCGGAGAAATACCCACGCCCGGTGCCGGTGACCGCGCTGGCTTTCGCGCCGGATGGCCAGTCGTTCTTTTCCAGCGGCTATCATGAGGTGCTGGAATGGAATGTAAATGATGGCGCCCTGCGCCGCCGTATCGCGAGCGCTCCGGAGCGTGTGCTGGCGCTTGCCGTGCAGCGGGAAGGCGATCTGCTGGCTGTGGCCGGAGGAGCACCGGGAAGGAGCGGCGAGGTCATGGTCATATCACGCTCGACCGGCAAGCTCATCCAGCGCCTCCCCAACGCCAAGGACACAATCCTGGCCGCAGCTTTCTCGCCGGATGGTTCCCTGCTCGCCGTGGGCGGCGCGGACAATCTTGTCCGCGTCTTCCGTGCTTCGGACTGGAAGCTCGCCTGGAAGGCGGAGGCGCATGCGGACTGGATTACCTATCTGGCCATCTCCCCGGACGGGCAGCTCCTGGTGAGCACCAGCCGGGATCGTACAGCGCGCATCTTCACCGCAGCCAAGGGGGAGCCCGGCATCACCTTCACCAATCACGGAAGCGCAGTCACCTGCGCCGCATGGGATCCGAATGGGAAGATCCTCTACACCTCCGCCGCAGATGGTGAGGTGCGCCGCTGGCCGTGGGAGTCGGAGGTAGACGGCAGCGGCCGGGCGACCGACCTCCTGCTGAAGGGGGGCCGCCAGGAGGTCACCCGGATTGCCATGGCTGGCCCGCGTCTTATCACCGCCTCCGCAGATGGCCGCATCCGCGCCTACAGCATCACCAAGAAAGAAGAGCCCCCACAGCCCGGGAAGAAGCCAGACGAAAAGGACAAAGGCAATATCGCGGACAAGGATAAGGCCAAGGACAAGAAGGAAGAGAAGAAGAAAAGCGCTGACAGCCTTCAGGTGGACATCAAGGAACTCCCCGCCTTCGACCGTCGGGTGGATGCCCTGGCGGTAGATGGAGCTTCCACTCGGGTGATTCTGGCCGGACAGGAGGGCAAACTCCGGCTGATCGAGCTCCCGGACAACAAAGTCACGCTGGAGCGCACCGCCGCCCCCGGGTGGTAG
- a CDS encoding polysaccharide pyruvyl transferase family protein, producing the protein MISRRTFLRTSGLTLGAAALPAVAQTANPQKTVLLHCGWATKNIGDIGHTPGTLRFLEQYLPEAKVILWAANTNEAVDAMLMKRFPKLEIVKGSLTQTDGPVQQAVNRSDFFLRGPGMGQPTDFMKYCDKAGKPWGLQAQSYFPDMVTGKGAEERIALLNSAAFIYCRDSKTLKLLQDTGVKPPVLEWAPDGCFGIDVRDEEKALARMKKHGLEDKKFITIQLRTHSPTSPGVDDKRPQKLNPLHPTPENIADDTRRAKVYQDLIAMWVKETGWKVVIAPEVNKEMEYNKKFIYDTLPDELKKHVVNFDEFWNVDEACSFYARAHTVICHEPHTPIMALAMGTPMMHTFSEFHSPKCWMFKDIGLEEWAPEFDATPATKMFESLMGIHKDYPAAQAKVKKAMAYVEERAQSQMKVLKGVIKA; encoded by the coding sequence ATGATCTCCCGCCGCACTTTCCTACGCACCTCCGGCCTGACACTTGGCGCAGCCGCCCTTCCTGCCGTAGCTCAAACCGCCAATCCTCAGAAGACCGTCCTCCTGCACTGCGGTTGGGCAACGAAGAACATCGGTGACATCGGTCACACACCAGGCACGCTGCGGTTTCTGGAACAATATCTTCCGGAGGCCAAGGTCATCCTTTGGGCGGCCAACACCAATGAAGCGGTGGATGCAATGCTGATGAAGCGGTTCCCCAAGCTGGAGATTGTGAAGGGCTCGCTTACCCAGACGGATGGACCTGTACAGCAGGCCGTGAACCGCTCCGACTTCTTCCTTCGCGGCCCCGGCATGGGACAGCCGACGGATTTCATGAAGTATTGCGACAAAGCTGGCAAGCCATGGGGGCTGCAGGCCCAATCGTACTTCCCGGACATGGTCACCGGAAAGGGCGCGGAGGAGCGCATCGCCTTGCTCAACAGCGCGGCCTTCATCTACTGCCGCGATTCCAAGACGCTGAAACTGCTTCAGGACACCGGAGTGAAGCCACCGGTACTCGAGTGGGCTCCGGATGGTTGCTTCGGCATCGACGTGCGTGATGAAGAGAAGGCACTCGCCCGGATGAAGAAGCACGGGCTGGAGGACAAGAAATTCATCACCATCCAGCTTCGCACCCACTCCCCCACCAGCCCCGGTGTGGATGACAAGCGCCCGCAGAAACTGAACCCGCTCCACCCCACCCCGGAAAACATCGCCGACGATACCCGCCGGGCGAAGGTGTATCAGGACCTGATTGCGATGTGGGTGAAAGAAACCGGCTGGAAGGTCGTCATTGCCCCCGAGGTGAACAAGGAGATGGAGTACAACAAGAAGTTCATCTACGACACGCTGCCAGATGAGCTGAAGAAGCACGTGGTGAACTTCGACGAGTTCTGGAATGTGGACGAGGCCTGTTCCTTCTACGCCCGCGCCCACACCGTCATCTGCCACGAGCCGCACACCCCCATCATGGCCCTGGCCATGGGCACGCCGATGATGCACACCTTCTCCGAGTTCCACTCGCCGAAGTGCTGGATGTTCAAGGACATCGGCCTCGAAGAATGGGCTCCAGAATTCGACGCCACACCCGCGACCAAGATGTTCGAGAGCTTGATGGGCATCCACAAAGACTACCCCGCCGCTCAGGCGAAGGTGAAGAAGGCCATGGCCTACGTGGAAGAGCGGGCACAGTCCCAGATGAAGGTGCTGAAGGGTGTGATTAAGGCGTAA
- a CDS encoding dihydrofolate reductase family protein, whose product MRPLRYSINVTLDGCCDHQAGIMPDEEMHRHSTESIKRADALLFGRVTYEMMEVAFRPAWTGEMPDWMEPFRNTIDAAKKYVVSSTLSQVDWNAEFLRGDLAQAVHQLKREPGNGLFTGGVKLPMALAELGLIDEYEFIVHPKIVGHGPSLFAGLSKHVDLKLVSQKEFASGAVAMRYEPRR is encoded by the coding sequence ATGCGACCTCTTCGATATTCCATCAACGTCACCCTGGACGGATGCTGCGATCATCAGGCAGGGATCATGCCGGATGAAGAGATGCATCGCCACTCGACCGAGAGCATCAAGCGGGCGGACGCCCTCCTCTTTGGCCGGGTGACTTATGAAATGATGGAAGTCGCCTTTCGTCCCGCGTGGACAGGAGAGATGCCTGATTGGATGGAGCCTTTCCGCAACACGATCGACGCGGCGAAGAAGTACGTCGTGTCGAGCACGCTTTCCCAGGTCGATTGGAACGCGGAGTTCTTGCGTGGGGACTTGGCGCAGGCCGTTCACCAGCTCAAGCGCGAGCCCGGTAATGGATTATTCACCGGTGGCGTGAAGCTGCCGATGGCGCTGGCAGAGCTGGGATTGATCGACGAATATGAGTTCATCGTGCATCCCAAAATCGTCGGCCACGGACCATCCCTATTTGCCGGACTCTCGAAGCATGTCGACCTGAAGCTCGTGAGCCAGAAGGAGTTCGCCTCGGGCGCGGTGGCGATGCGGTATGAACCTCGAAGGTAG